The following is a genomic window from Synechococcus sp. JA-2-3B'a(2-13).
TCAAGGCCGGCAACATCGATGGCTACTGCGTGGGCGAGCCCTGGAACTCCCGCGCCGTGCGGGAACAGTTGGGATTTATCGTCACCACCACTCTCGAAATCTTGCCCAGCCACATTGAAAAAGTGCTGACAGTGCGCCAGGATTGGGCGCAAAACTACCCCCGTACCCATGTAGCTCTGGTCAAGGCACTACTGGAGGCTTGTCACTACTGCGATCAGCCGCAGCACCGTTCTGAGATCTTGGAGTGGCTGGCTCAGCCCCAGTATGTGGGCGTGGCCCTGGAGGATCTGCAGCCGGGGTGGACGGGTATTCTGCAGCGGGGAATTGCCGATGAATCCCAAGCCCTCACCGGTTTTCACCAGTTTGCCAACGGGCGCAACACCTGTCCGGAAAGATTGGAACACCTCTGGATCCTGACGCAGATGGCTCGCTGGGGACTCTGCGCTTTTCCCCGCAATTGGGTTTCGGTTCTCGACCAAGTTCTGGACAGCGAAACCTACGCCCTAGCCGCCAGAGAACTGGGCCTTCCGGATCGGGCCCACGACCGCGGAGCTTTACTCTTTGGCGATGGATCCCGCTTTGACGGAGAGGATCCCGTTGCTTACCTGGAGTCGGTGGCCATCCGGCAGGATCTGAAGCTGCAGGAGTACCAGCTCAGCGAAGTTTAGCTTTTGTTACCTTAAACTCTCGATTGGAAAACACCATGATGACCAGTTCTCGCCTATCTTCCTCACCGCTATCTTCTGCATCTCCGGTTGCAGGACTGCCCCTTCTTTGTCTTCAGAATGTGGGCAAGACCTACTTCACCTCAGCAGGGCCCTTCGTTGCGCTGGAAAATATCAATCTGGAAGTGGCCGCCGGTGAGTTTGTTTGCATTATCGGCCACTCGGGTTGTGGCAAATCCACCTTGATCAACATGGTGGCGGGTTTTTCGACTCCCACTTCGGGATCCATCGCCCTCAAGGGCCAGCCCATCACCTCCCCAGGGCCAGATCGGATGATGGTGTTTCAACATTATTCCCTTTTGCCCTGGCTGACTGCCTTTGAAAATATTTATCTGGTGGTGGATCAGGTTTACCCAAACAAATCCCGGCGGGAGAAAAGGGAAATCGTTGAAGAACACCTAGAATTGGTAGGTTTAGCAGAGGCAGCCCACAAGCGGCCCAAGCAGCTTTCTGGAGGCATGAAGCAAAGGGTAGCCATTGCCCGTGCTCTTGCCGTTCGTCCGCAAGTTTTGCTCTTGGATGAGCCTTTTGGGGCCTTGGATGCCATTACCAAGGAAGATCTACAAGATGAGCTGCTGGCCATTTGGCGGGATCACCGCTGCACAGTTTTGATGATTACCCACGACATCGACGAGGCTCTCTACTTGTCAGACCGTGTGGTGATGATGACCAACGGCCCCGCTGCCCATATTGGTGAGATCTTGACCATTCCCTTTGAGCGACCGCGCATCCGCTCCCGCATTATGGAAATGCCTGAGTTCTACGAATTGCGTAACCGCGCCCTTGACTTCCTCTATCGCCGCTTTGCCCATGGAGGGGATTGAGCTAGGGTTCAAAATACTTGGAGAGGGAAGTTGATGGCCGCTGCTCCGGTTCAGGTAGTTCCAACCGATCTCCCAATGGAGGAGCGGGTCTTGCCCTGCCCAAAACCCTTGCCGACTGTCTGGCCAACCCAGTTGCTCCAACCAAATGGGTAGATGGCTACATTGTGGAGAAAGTGGGGCAAACCTTAGGGCATGCAAAGATCCAAACCCGACTTCTCTTCCGTTGGCTCGGTTATGTTGAATGTCTGCCATTGGGGGGTATGGTTTTGGTGAAGGCTCCCTGCCAAACGACAGGCAAAGTCAGAAGACCTGATGTTGCCTACCTGTCTCCAGATTTAATCCAGCAATTTGGAGAGGATATTGCCACTTTGCCGCAGAGCTATCCCCTCACCGGAGAGATCCTCTCCCCAACCGACTCTGGAGAGGACATTTTCTTGAAAGCCCAGGAGTATCTCAGCTCCGGTGCGCTGGAAGTCTGGCTGGTTTTTCCCAAAAGCAAATTTATTTTTATCCAGACTCAGGATCGCCACCTTTGGCTAACCGAACAAGAGACTGCCAAAAGCCAGGTTGTATTGCCCGGATTTGAGATCCAAGTGGCCGATCTCCTCGGCTGAGAGATCCTTAACCTGATGGCCTATCGGGATCCAAAATGCAAGACACTTATCCATCCTGACAGGGATCCCCACTCATGGTGACCGCGATGGAGCCGGAAAAAGCCGTCATCAAAACCCTATGTCCCTACTGCGGCGTAGGGTGTGGATTGGAAGCGGTTTCGACAGCCTCAGGTGGCTGGAAAATAAGAGGCGACCGGGAGCATCCTTCCAGCTTGGGGATGGTCTGTGTAAAGGGGGCTACGGTTCTGGAGGCAGTTGGTCGAGATCGGCTGCTCTATCCCCTGTTTCGGGAGAGCTTGGGCCAGCCCTTTCGTCGCATTTCTTGGGATCAGGCTTTTGAGGAGATGGTTTCTCGGCTGCGCTGCCTCAAAGACAACCCTCACTCCATGGCTATGTATGGATCGGGGCAGTTGCTCACTGAAGACTATTACGTTGCTCAAAAGCTCATTAAGGGCTGCCTGGGCACCAACAATTTCGACACCAACTCGCGCCTGTGCATGTCCTCAGCCGTCTCGGCCTACACCCAATCCCTGGGATCCGATGGCCCCCCCTGCTGCTACGAGGATCTCGATCTCTGCAATCTGGCTTTTCTGGTG
Proteins encoded in this region:
- a CDS encoding ABC transporter ATP-binding protein; its protein translation is MTSSRLSSSPLSSASPVAGLPLLCLQNVGKTYFTSAGPFVALENINLEVAAGEFVCIIGHSGCGKSTLINMVAGFSTPTSGSIALKGQPITSPGPDRMMVFQHYSLLPWLTAFENIYLVVDQVYPNKSRREKREIVEEHLELVGLAEAAHKRPKQLSGGMKQRVAIARALAVRPQVLLLDEPFGALDAITKEDLQDELLAIWRDHRCTVLMITHDIDEALYLSDRVVMMTNGPAAHIGEILTIPFERPRIRSRIMEMPEFYELRNRALDFLYRRFAHGGD
- a CDS encoding Uma2 family endonuclease; the protein is MEREVDGRCSGSGSSNRSPNGGAGLALPKTLADCLANPVAPTKWVDGYIVEKVGQTLGHAKIQTRLLFRWLGYVECLPLGGMVLVKAPCQTTGKVRRPDVAYLSPDLIQQFGEDIATLPQSYPLTGEILSPTDSGEDIFLKAQEYLSSGALEVWLVFPKSKFIFIQTQDRHLWLTEQETAKSQVVLPGFEIQVADLLG